One window of Alteriqipengyuania lutimaris genomic DNA carries:
- a CDS encoding ribonuclease E/G family protein: protein MGWLVEHGIAETRALLIEGDRVVAARLHWPGDVVPGPARARLIRRSGGAKRGIARTSDGLEINVSGLPKDASEGREIAIAITRAPIAEQGRYKRAQGTYQGSEAHIVAPDTRNDPFDLPDAKVVPRFGAGAWEDVWSDAWEAEIGFAGGSILVTPTPAMTVIDIDGDLPPSELAMAAVPSVASTLRRLDLGGSVAIDFPTLAEKTQRGAVDHALAEALGDWPHERTAMNGFGIVHLVARLEGPSILHRLHFHRTAAAARMLLRRGEGAEGIGPRLLLRAHPAVADRLEDDWLVELARRSGREVVVERDASLAIAGGHAQVLAS, encoded by the coding sequence ATGGGCTGGCTGGTCGAGCATGGAATCGCGGAAACCCGCGCACTGCTTATCGAAGGCGACCGGGTGGTCGCAGCCCGGCTCCACTGGCCCGGCGATGTCGTGCCCGGCCCGGCCAGAGCCCGGCTCATCCGGCGCAGCGGCGGCGCGAAGCGGGGAATCGCGCGCACATCTGACGGCCTCGAAATCAACGTCTCCGGCCTGCCGAAGGACGCGAGCGAGGGGCGCGAGATCGCCATCGCCATCACCCGCGCACCGATCGCCGAACAGGGGCGCTACAAACGCGCACAGGGCACCTACCAGGGCAGCGAGGCGCACATAGTCGCACCCGACACGCGCAACGATCCATTCGACCTTCCCGACGCCAAGGTCGTGCCCCGATTTGGCGCCGGTGCATGGGAAGATGTGTGGAGCGATGCGTGGGAAGCCGAAATCGGGTTCGCCGGCGGTTCGATCCTCGTCACGCCCACCCCCGCCATGACGGTGATCGACATCGACGGCGATCTGCCTCCAAGCGAGCTGGCCATGGCAGCGGTGCCCTCCGTCGCGAGCACCCTGCGGCGGCTGGACCTCGGCGGCTCGGTTGCGATCGACTTTCCCACCCTGGCGGAGAAAACGCAGCGCGGCGCGGTCGATCACGCGCTCGCCGAGGCGCTGGGCGACTGGCCGCACGAGCGGACCGCAATGAACGGCTTCGGAATCGTCCATCTAGTTGCGCGACTCGAGGGCCCCTCGATCCTGCACCGGCTCCATTTCCACCGCACTGCGGCGGCCGCGCGCATGCTGCTGCGCCGGGGCGAAGGGGCCGAGGGAATCGGCCCGCGCCTGTTGCTGCGTGCGCATCCGGCGGTGGCCGACCGGCTCGAGGATGATTGGCTCGTCGAGCTGGCGCGGCGCAGCGGGCGCGAAGTTGTGGTGGAACGCGACGCCTCGCTTGCGATCGCGGGCGGGCACGCCCAAGTTCTTGCATCATGA
- a CDS encoding DUF2141 domain-containing protein, with translation MIRNALFATAAFIAASASAPALAGEVTVTLTDVQPDAGDLYVSLQSETQFMQEAAVAGDLIENPQDRTVTVIFDDVPDGRYALMVWHDIDGDGTFSMGPMGPTDGWAMIGASELRGMPTFPAQSFTLDGSATVTEAVIYPRDGE, from the coding sequence ATGATTCGCAACGCACTGTTCGCCACCGCCGCCTTCATCGCGGCATCCGCTTCGGCCCCTGCCCTCGCAGGCGAGGTCACGGTGACCCTCACCGACGTTCAGCCCGACGCGGGCGACCTCTACGTCAGCCTGCAGAGCGAAACGCAGTTCATGCAGGAAGCGGCGGTTGCCGGCGACCTGATCGAAAATCCGCAGGATCGGACGGTCACCGTCATTTTCGACGACGTGCCCGATGGCCGCTACGCCCTGATGGTGTGGCACGACATCGACGGCGACGGCACATTCAGCATGGGTCCGATGGGCCCGACCGACGGCTGGGCGATGATCGGCGCGAGCGAACTGCGCGGCATGCCGACCTTCCCCGCGCAGAGCTTCACGCTCGACGGCAGCGCCACGGTCACCGAAGCCGTGATCTATCCGCGAGACGGCGAATGA
- the purS gene encoding phosphoribosylformylglycinamidine synthase subunit PurS has translation MKKRVFVTLKPGVLDPQGRAVHHALDGLGFAGVEDVRIGRLIELELSQDVSDESLREMCEKLLANTVIENYRIEDAQSGE, from the coding sequence ATGAAAAAGCGCGTATTCGTCACTCTCAAGCCAGGCGTGCTCGATCCGCAAGGCCGCGCGGTGCATCACGCGCTCGATGGGCTTGGCTTCGCAGGCGTCGAGGATGTGCGGATCGGCCGCCTGATCGAGCTCGAGCTGTCGCAGGACGTGTCCGACGAATCGCTGCGCGAGATGTGCGAAAAGCTGCTCGCCAACACGGTGATCGAGAACTACCGGATCGAAGACGCCCAGAGCGGGGAGTAG
- the wrbA gene encoding NAD(P)H:quinone oxidoreductase, which yields MTKILVLYYSSYGHTSTMAEAVAEGIRQGGAEAVIRHVPETAPDEVVKNAGFTGMPGHEVISGPDELAEYDGIVVGSPTRYGRMTSQMAAFWDTTGGLWMKGALIGKVGAAFTSTASQHGGQETTLWSILNNLLHMGMTIVGLDYGYEGLVGVDEVKGGTPYGASTIADGDGSREPSKVELDGARYLGKRVAQTAVKLHG from the coding sequence ATGACCAAGATCCTCGTCCTCTATTATTCCTCCTACGGGCACACCTCCACGATGGCCGAGGCGGTTGCCGAAGGCATTCGCCAAGGCGGGGCCGAAGCGGTGATCCGTCACGTGCCCGAAACCGCCCCAGACGAAGTCGTAAAGAACGCCGGTTTCACCGGGATGCCCGGGCACGAGGTGATTTCGGGCCCGGACGAACTGGCCGAGTATGACGGCATCGTGGTCGGCTCGCCGACCCGCTACGGCCGGATGACCAGCCAGATGGCCGCCTTCTGGGACACGACCGGCGGCCTGTGGATGAAGGGCGCGCTGATCGGCAAGGTCGGCGCGGCCTTCACCTCCACCGCCAGCCAGCACGGCGGGCAGGAGACCACGCTGTGGTCGATCCTCAACAACCTGCTCCACATGGGGATGACCATCGTGGGGCTCGACTACGGCTACGAGGGGCTCGTCGGCGTCGACGAGGTCAAGGGAGGCACGCCCTATGGCGCCAGCACGATCGCGGACGGTGACGGCAGCCGCGAGCCGAGCAAGGTCGAGCTCGACGGGGCGCGCTACCTCGGCAAGCGGGTGGCGCAGACCGCAGTGAAGCTGCACGGCTGA
- a CDS encoding putative bifunctional diguanylate cyclase/phosphodiesterase produces the protein MTESATFDETTLRRRLPLTAVLGFRPGPDLDWPRLWMLQHRELARLMGARIAAHGAGAVLAAIMLFKDLPIQLLGLWLTWLGVSLYIYTRRDAHIRLIEKPELSAREARSHLIGSILLGIGWGSLMPMLHLVAGPTEAIRGLVIGAGIAVGGVILMGVVPLSAYAFLTLLTLGACLGFWLAGHFEMLVSVVFFSFFAFGSIWLRAHDFLRFAIAETALLEKTHTVSLLLREFEENEADWLWQIDKSRRVRSVSPRFAYALGQRASDLESQPFFELISGEQWESGNFAPSLHQLADRIRDRESFSNLLVEVKVAGAARWWELSGTPILGEKGEYLGYRGVGSDVTEQRNSSEKIAYLARYDTLTGLPNRIMLHEELGNAMEEARRWRRRCAFIMVDLDRFKAVNDSLGHQVGDRLLEEVSQRLGEIGCDNAVCFRLGGDEFGIVIRDASEHGLIDHIARTVIERLSRPYEIDRHTVFVGASAGSALAPGDGKTVEELMRNADLALYRAKDDGRGVHYAYEPSLHANAEERRQLELSLRKAIEKDELLLHFQPVVDATSEEVVGFEALVRWQSEDHGFVSPGKFIPVAEDTRLIVPIGTWVMQRACAEAMAWPSHVKVNINVSPEQLVEPDFVDTVVEALSRSGLDPTRLEIEVTESIFLSDAEVAREALSRVMALGCQVALDDFGTGYSSLGYLRKLKFSTIKVDRSFVQGAAQGSSESLAIVRAVVAMAQSLEMKTTAEGVETEEEATLVRRMGCDRIQGFYFGRPMTSVDARSLFDGGYRAMIA, from the coding sequence ATCTCGACTGGCCGCGTCTGTGGATGCTGCAGCATCGCGAGCTCGCGCGGCTGATGGGCGCGCGGATCGCCGCGCATGGTGCGGGCGCGGTGCTCGCCGCGATCATGCTTTTCAAAGACTTGCCGATCCAGTTGCTGGGTCTCTGGCTCACATGGCTCGGGGTCAGCCTGTACATATATACCAGGCGCGACGCGCATATCCGGCTGATCGAAAAGCCCGAACTGAGCGCGCGCGAGGCGCGTTCGCATCTGATCGGCAGCATCCTGCTGGGAATCGGCTGGGGCAGCCTGATGCCGATGCTGCATCTCGTCGCGGGGCCGACCGAAGCGATCCGCGGACTGGTTATCGGCGCAGGGATCGCGGTCGGCGGCGTGATCCTGATGGGGGTCGTTCCCCTCAGTGCATATGCTTTCCTTACCTTGCTGACGCTCGGGGCATGCCTCGGTTTCTGGCTGGCTGGGCATTTCGAAATGCTTGTCTCGGTGGTGTTCTTCAGCTTCTTCGCGTTCGGATCGATCTGGCTGAGGGCGCACGATTTCCTGCGCTTCGCGATCGCCGAGACTGCGCTGCTCGAAAAGACCCACACGGTGTCGCTGCTCCTGCGCGAATTCGAGGAGAACGAGGCCGACTGGCTGTGGCAGATCGACAAGAGCCGCCGCGTCCGTTCGGTATCCCCCCGTTTTGCATATGCACTCGGCCAGCGGGCCTCGGATCTGGAGAGCCAGCCGTTCTTCGAACTGATTTCGGGCGAGCAATGGGAAAGTGGGAACTTCGCGCCGAGCCTCCACCAACTGGCGGACCGGATCAGGGACCGGGAAAGCTTTTCCAACCTTCTGGTCGAAGTCAAGGTCGCGGGCGCGGCCCGGTGGTGGGAGCTTTCCGGTACACCGATCCTAGGAGAGAAGGGCGAGTATCTGGGCTATCGCGGTGTCGGGTCGGACGTCACCGAACAGCGCAATTCGTCCGAGAAGATCGCCTATCTCGCGCGCTACGACACGCTGACCGGTCTGCCCAACCGGATCATGCTGCACGAGGAGCTGGGCAATGCAATGGAAGAGGCGCGCAGATGGCGGCGGCGCTGCGCCTTCATCATGGTCGACTTGGACCGGTTCAAGGCGGTCAACGATTCGCTCGGCCATCAGGTCGGTGACCGCCTGCTCGAGGAGGTGTCGCAGCGTCTCGGCGAAATCGGTTGCGACAATGCGGTCTGTTTCCGCCTCGGCGGCGACGAGTTCGGTATCGTGATCCGCGATGCCTCCGAACACGGGCTGATCGACCATATCGCCCGGACGGTGATCGAAAGGCTTTCCCGCCCCTACGAGATCGACCGGCACACGGTCTTCGTGGGTGCCAGCGCCGGATCGGCGCTGGCACCGGGCGATGGCAAGACGGTCGAAGAGCTGATGCGCAACGCCGATCTGGCGCTCTACCGCGCGAAGGACGACGGGCGCGGTGTGCACTACGCCTACGAGCCGTCGCTGCATGCCAATGCGGAAGAACGCCGCCAGCTCGAACTTTCGTTGCGCAAGGCGATCGAGAAGGACGAACTGCTGCTGCACTTCCAGCCGGTGGTCGATGCCACGAGCGAAGAGGTCGTGGGATTCGAGGCGCTGGTGCGCTGGCAGAGCGAGGATCACGGTTTCGTGAGCCCGGGCAAGTTCATCCCGGTGGCCGAGGATACGCGCCTGATCGTTCCGATCGGGACCTGGGTCATGCAAAGGGCCTGCGCCGAAGCGATGGCCTGGCCTTCCCACGTGAAGGTCAACATCAACGTCTCGCCCGAACAGCTGGTCGAGCCGGACTTCGTCGATACCGTGGTCGAGGCGCTGTCGCGCAGCGGGCTGGACCCGACCCGCCTCGAAATCGAAGTGACCGAGAGCATCTTCCTCAGCGATGCCGAGGTCGCGCGCGAAGCGCTGAGCCGGGTGATGGCGCTGGGCTGCCAGGTCGCGCTCGACGATTTCGGGACCGGCTATTCCTCGCTCGGCTACCTGCGCAAGCTCAAGTTCTCGACCATCAAGGTCGATCGCAGCTTCGTGCAGGGTGCGGCGCAGGGCAGCAGCGAAAGCCTGGCGATCGTGCGCGCGGTCGTCGCAATGGCGCAGAGCCTCGAGATGAAGACCACTGCCGAAGGGGTCGAGACCGAGGAGGAGGCGACGCTGGTCCGCAGGATGGGCTGCGACCGGATCCAGGGCTTCTATTTCGGACGCCCGATGACCAGCGTCGATGCGCGCAGCCTGTTCGACGGCGGCTACCGCGCGATGATCGCCTGA
- the purQ gene encoding phosphoribosylformylglycinamidine synthase subunit PurQ codes for MNTAVITFPGSNCDRDMVVAIREVFGRDPAQVWHRDTALPDRIDFIALPGGFSYGDYLRSGAMAANSPIMREVKAAAARGVPVLGVCNGFQVLAEAQMLPGALMRNAGQRFVCRDARLRVENAATRFTTDYSQDEIITIPVAHHDGNYFADEATLDALEGNGQVVLRYTQATNGSRRDIAGIVNEAGTVLGMMPHPERAIDAAHGGTDGRRLFASVMQSLAQAA; via the coding sequence ATGAACACTGCCGTCATCACCTTCCCCGGATCGAACTGCGACCGCGACATGGTGGTCGCCATTCGCGAGGTGTTCGGACGCGATCCGGCGCAGGTCTGGCACCGCGACACCGCCCTGCCCGACCGGATCGACTTCATCGCCCTTCCCGGCGGCTTTTCCTACGGCGACTACCTGCGCTCGGGCGCGATGGCGGCGAACAGCCCGATCATGCGCGAAGTCAAGGCCGCGGCGGCGCGCGGGGTGCCGGTGCTGGGCGTGTGCAATGGGTTTCAGGTGCTGGCCGAAGCGCAGATGCTGCCCGGCGCGCTGATGCGCAATGCGGGCCAGCGCTTCGTATGCCGCGACGCGCGGCTGCGGGTCGAGAACGCCGCGACGCGCTTCACCACCGACTATTCGCAGGACGAGATCATCACCATTCCCGTGGCCCACCACGACGGCAATTACTTTGCCGACGAGGCCACGCTCGATGCGCTGGAAGGCAATGGCCAGGTCGTGCTGCGCTACACGCAAGCGACCAATGGCTCACGCCGCGACATCGCGGGGATCGTGAACGAGGCGGGCACCGTGCTCGGCATGATGCCGCATCCCGAACGCGCCATCGACGCCGCCCATGGCGGAACCGACGGTCGCCGCCTTTTCGCCTCGGTAATGCAGAGCCTGGCACAGGCTGCGTGA
- a CDS encoding GGDEF domain-containing phosphodiesterase — translation MARPNPPANRKFVPEERLRHALIALTIALAAGMLTLMRPVDVAAWAFQARLFEHEASGDLVFVRMPPATENTAAVNHDVLRTIEHLRAAGVERIFINIPLQRSDSPQTDARLRALINGNPDSIFLTDSFEQDYTDSDRVPPTSPYFTQNALIFASDYDADFLQFVWGFDKPEDPAKDGTLVPLSFALANKGSARDRVFIDYTIRASSIPTVGSVSLETGLSSLGSMDKTFVLGTDSFGADIRAPSAGTVSPTIIHILAAETLLRGSGHGSPWFAITLGLGIALALGLRFAHTKKRRRAVYFAWCLLLGALFLATAFLGIKAYFAEALLLALIYAIFRVVARYRRRHLAIDPLTRLPNFAALHQDLGSDHEAASDCLVVAKVARLESIFVGLNTAERRQYLREVCNRLALGDRDRTVYYNGSKYLAFVCDGAGIADLEAHLEGLRAIVSQPVRLTGKSLDVAITIGADSSTKDSIDQRLSSAIAAADQAREVYKPVFVVGNDREDWDHSLTSKLTQALADDQIAIKLQPQVDLATHSFIGAEVLARWRDPDGVDVPPSSFILQCERMGRLDNLTRRIFEKSCRAAASIQEQGLLPRISVNVSAVQLVDDRIAQIALETMGAYRTDPALVTIELTETARIEDFSTARRVVDRLKSEGFRLSLDDFGVGSANFEAWFELPFDEIKIDRKFVAGLERLPRANAIVSGIIHSAREAGVAVLAEGIEDRATYDRLATMGCTYGQGYYISRPLWLAEYIAVLKAEREAALPHRDFG, via the coding sequence ATGGCACGCCCCAACCCCCCGGCGAACCGCAAGTTCGTTCCCGAAGAGCGCCTGAGGCATGCTCTGATAGCGCTCACAATCGCGCTCGCGGCCGGGATGCTGACCCTTATGCGTCCCGTGGATGTTGCTGCGTGGGCCTTTCAGGCCAGGCTCTTCGAACACGAGGCGAGCGGCGATCTGGTCTTTGTGCGCATGCCTCCCGCTACAGAGAACACCGCGGCCGTAAACCACGATGTTTTGCGCACGATCGAACACCTTCGCGCAGCCGGGGTGGAGCGGATCTTCATCAACATCCCACTCCAGCGAAGCGACTCCCCGCAGACAGACGCCCGGCTGCGAGCGCTTATTAATGGCAATCCGGACAGCATCTTCCTCACCGATTCCTTCGAGCAGGACTATACCGACAGCGACCGGGTACCGCCCACAAGCCCCTATTTTACGCAGAATGCTCTCATTTTTGCGAGCGATTACGATGCCGATTTCCTTCAGTTCGTTTGGGGGTTCGACAAACCTGAAGATCCTGCGAAGGATGGAACACTGGTGCCGTTGAGCTTCGCCCTGGCAAACAAGGGCTCGGCTCGCGATCGGGTCTTCATCGATTACACCATCCGCGCCAGCTCTATCCCGACCGTCGGGTCGGTTTCGTTGGAAACCGGCCTTTCGTCTCTTGGTTCAATGGACAAGACCTTCGTCTTGGGTACCGATTCTTTCGGCGCGGACATACGCGCGCCGAGCGCAGGCACAGTCTCACCCACAATCATCCATATTCTGGCAGCCGAAACCTTACTTCGCGGAAGCGGCCACGGGTCGCCGTGGTTCGCTATCACTTTGGGGCTGGGCATCGCGCTGGCTCTGGGCCTGCGCTTCGCGCACACGAAGAAGCGCCGCCGCGCTGTCTATTTTGCGTGGTGCCTGCTCTTGGGAGCGCTGTTCTTAGCGACCGCATTTCTCGGCATAAAAGCTTACTTTGCCGAGGCACTGCTGCTGGCCCTGATTTATGCGATCTTCCGCGTGGTGGCGCGGTACCGCCGACGCCATCTTGCAATCGATCCGCTGACACGTTTGCCGAATTTTGCTGCGCTCCATCAGGACTTGGGGAGCGACCATGAAGCCGCGTCGGATTGCCTGGTCGTCGCGAAGGTCGCGCGGCTCGAATCGATCTTCGTCGGGCTGAACACTGCGGAAAGACGGCAATATCTGCGCGAAGTCTGCAACCGGCTGGCGCTCGGCGACCGCGACCGCACGGTCTACTACAACGGGAGCAAATACCTCGCCTTCGTGTGCGACGGTGCGGGCATTGCCGATCTCGAGGCGCACCTCGAGGGGCTGCGCGCCATTGTATCGCAACCTGTCAGACTGACCGGCAAGTCTCTCGACGTCGCGATAACCATTGGTGCGGACAGTTCGACGAAGGATTCGATCGACCAACGGCTGAGTTCCGCGATCGCCGCGGCAGACCAGGCGCGCGAAGTCTACAAGCCGGTCTTCGTGGTCGGCAACGATCGGGAGGATTGGGATCATTCGCTCACTTCCAAGCTGACGCAGGCGCTTGCGGACGATCAGATCGCGATCAAGCTTCAACCCCAGGTCGACCTGGCAACACATTCCTTCATCGGTGCGGAGGTGCTGGCGCGCTGGCGCGATCCCGATGGCGTCGACGTACCGCCGTCTTCGTTCATCCTGCAGTGCGAACGCATGGGAAGGCTGGACAATCTGACACGGCGCATCTTCGAGAAATCTTGCCGTGCCGCAGCTTCGATCCAGGAGCAGGGGTTACTCCCCCGAATCTCGGTCAATGTATCGGCAGTGCAACTGGTCGACGATCGCATCGCGCAGATCGCGCTGGAAACGATGGGGGCCTATCGAACCGATCCGGCTCTGGTCACGATCGAATTGACCGAAACCGCGCGGATCGAGGATTTCAGCACCGCCCGTCGTGTCGTCGATCGTCTCAAGAGCGAAGGTTTCAGGCTTTCGCTGGACGATTTCGGAGTGGGGAGCGCCAATTTCGAGGCGTGGTTCGAACTGCCGTTCGACGAAATCAAGATCGACCGCAAATTCGTCGCCGGCCTCGAACGATTGCCGCGTGCCAATGCGATCGTGTCGGGAATCATCCATTCCGCGCGCGAGGCCGGTGTCGCGGTGCTGGCTGAAGGGATCGAGGACCGTGCGACCTATGACCGACTGGCGACCATGGGCTGCACCTATGGTCAGGGCTATTATATTTCGCGACCCCTATGGCTGGCCGAGTATATCGCGGTCCTAAAGGCCGAGAGGGAGGCCGCTTTGCCGCACCGGGACTTTGGTTAA
- a CDS encoding DNA gyrase inhibitor YacG, translating to MSETRRPTPSRPCPICKSPVQTAEFKPFCSARCRDKDLNRWFSDSYAVPGRPADPEEIARDPDSRQDLDRGPRQD from the coding sequence ATGAGCGAAACCAGACGCCCCACTCCAAGCCGGCCCTGCCCCATCTGCAAATCGCCCGTGCAGACGGCCGAATTCAAGCCCTTCTGCTCCGCACGCTGCCGCGACAAGGACCTCAACCGCTGGTTCAGCGACAGCTATGCCGTGCCCGGACGGCCCGCCGATCCAGAAGAGATCGCACGCGATCCGGACTCTCGGCAGGACCTGGACCGGGGACCTCGACAGGATTGA
- a CDS encoding winged helix-turn-helix domain-containing protein, with product MADPPPDTPLDYRAIDDTIHGRVRLATMAYLSSAECADFGELRERTGGSDGNLSVHLRKLEDAGYVTIDKRFEGKKPVTTACLTDAGREAWIAYLDRMKAMLFGEDPPG from the coding sequence GTGGCTGATCCGCCGCCCGATACACCGCTCGATTACCGCGCGATCGACGACACGATCCACGGGCGCGTCCGGCTCGCCACCATGGCGTACCTGTCGAGCGCGGAATGCGCGGATTTCGGCGAACTGCGCGAACGCACCGGGGGCAGCGACGGGAACCTGTCCGTCCACCTGCGCAAGCTGGAAGATGCGGGCTACGTCACCATCGACAAGCGGTTCGAAGGCAAGAAGCCCGTCACCACCGCCTGCCTGACCGATGCCGGGCGCGAAGCGTGGATCGCCTATCTCGACCGGATGAAGGCGATGCTGTTCGGCGAAGACCCACCCGGCTGA
- the purC gene encoding phosphoribosylaminoimidazolesuccinocarboxamide synthase, which yields MSRRRQIYEGKAKILYEGPEPGTIIQYFKDDATAFNAEKKGTINGKGVINNRISEHVFTRLANIGIPTHFIRRLNMREQLVRQVEIIPLEVVVRNVAAGSLCKRLGLEEGEPLPHSLIEYYYKDDALGDPLVAEEHIACFNWASQEEMQDMAAMAIRINDFIAGMFAAVDIRLVDFKLEFGRLWDGDFARVILADEISPDGCRLWDMNSGEKLDKDRFRRDLGGEEEAYQEVARRLGVLQNDDNAPGEVLDLSAHRGRMRGTPKKK from the coding sequence ATGTCCCGTCGCCGCCAGATCTACGAAGGCAAGGCCAAGATCCTCTACGAAGGCCCCGAGCCGGGCACGATCATCCAGTATTTCAAGGATGACGCGACCGCCTTCAATGCCGAGAAGAAGGGCACGATCAACGGCAAGGGCGTGATCAACAACCGCATCAGCGAACACGTGTTCACGCGGCTGGCCAATATCGGCATCCCCACGCACTTCATCCGCCGCCTCAACATGCGCGAGCAGCTGGTCCGCCAGGTCGAGATCATCCCGCTCGAAGTCGTGGTGCGCAACGTCGCCGCCGGCTCGCTGTGCAAGCGGCTCGGGCTGGAAGAGGGCGAGCCCCTGCCCCATTCGCTGATCGAATATTACTACAAGGACGACGCACTGGGCGATCCGCTGGTCGCCGAAGAGCACATCGCCTGCTTCAACTGGGCGAGCCAGGAAGAGATGCAGGACATGGCGGCGATGGCGATCCGCATCAACGATTTCATCGCCGGCATGTTCGCCGCGGTCGATATCCGGCTGGTCGACTTCAAGCTCGAGTTCGGGCGGCTGTGGGACGGCGATTTCGCCCGCGTGATCCTGGCCGACGAGATCAGCCCCGACGGCTGCCGGCTGTGGGACATGAACTCGGGCGAAAAGCTCGACAAGGACCGCTTCCGCCGCGATCTGGGCGGCGAGGAGGAAGCCTACCAGGAAGTCGCGCGGCGCCTTGGCGTGCTGCAGAACGACGACAATGCGCCCGGCGAGGTGCTCGACCTGTCGGCACATCGCGGCCGCATGCGGGGCACTCCGAAGAAGAAGTGA